The Helicobacter ibis DNA segment AAAAAAAACAATAAAGAAAAAATCAAAAAAACAATCCTAGAATTAATGGAAATATGTCATGCAAAAGGTTTTGTGTTTTCCATACATTCTTTAAGTAATGTTGATAAAGAGGAGTTAGAATCTATTCTTCCAAATACTTTTTCATATATTTTTAGAGAGGATAGAAGCGATTATATTTACTCAATAGAAGAGCTAATAGAACTAAAAGGAAAGAAATTTCATAAGAAAAAAACTCATATAAATAGATTCAACGAAAGATACAACTTTACATACGAAGATATAAATTCAAGTAATAAAGATGAAGTAATTGAAGTGTATAAAAATTGGTTTGGCAAGATAAGCGATACAGCAAGCGATGGATTAAAGAATGAATACATAGGAATAATAGAATCTCTAAAAGAAATGGAAATTCTTAAATTTACAGGTGGTATCTTGCGTGTAGATGGAGAAATCATTGCATTTAGTTTCGCTGAAGTATTAAATAAAGATACAATAGTAGTTCATATAGAAAAGGCAAATATAGACTATCAAGGTGCATATCAAGCAATAAACAGAGAGTTTTTAGTCAATAAATGGAGTAATTATAAATTCGTAAATAGAGAAGAAGATCTAGGGATTGAGGGTTTAAGAAAGGCTAAGCAATCATATAACCCTCTTTATTTGCAAGAGAAATTTGATGCTGTGCTAAAGGTATAATATGGGATATTTCATTGACTTTAAAGACAACTTCAAAGATACACTATTGTTTTGGATTGAAAAATACACATATAGCAAGCTAAATAGTCTATCAAATCATCAAGTAAATAATAAAAATGAAATATCAAAAGTGATGAATATCTTTAGGAATGGTATAAAAGATATAGAAACTCTATCTTTAGCATGTAAGAAATGTCGCAATGTTGGCATAATTGGGATTAATACTTATATAAATCCTCTAATAAAACTATATGATTATTTATTAGCCATAGAATTAGAAAGCATGAAAGATATAGATGAGGAATTACTAAAAGAATTTCTAACAATACACACAAGCTCACTATCTGATGCTTCGAAGAAAAATCACAGAATGGCATTAATAAATTTTTTTTCATTCATAGATAAACAAAATAGCGACGATAATGGTAATTCTCACACATTTAAAATCGAGCTTAAAAACTGGAATGGACTAAGGGGAAAGAGCGGAAACAAACTCCCTGCATACATGAATGAAAATGAAATAAAAAGATTCATAGATAGCATTAATACTTTTAGCTTTAAGCATAAATATAGCAATAGCCGAAATAGACTTATTTTAAAAATCATAATATACACAGGGATACGTGTCGGAGAAGCCTTGAATCTAAAACCAAAAGACATCATGCCAGAAAATGACAATATACTTAAAATAATAGTAAGAGGCAAAGGCAATAAACAAAGAATGGTTCTAATAAAAAAAGAACATATATACAATGACTTAAAAGAATGGTTAGAGTTAAGAAATAATGAAAGTGAATTTCTATTTTGCAACAACAAAGGTCAAAAGATTACACAAGCATTTGTAAGCAGAATTGTAGAGACAATTTTAATGTCAAGCGGTATAAGAAAGGACAAAAATGGGGCACATATGCTAAGACATTCCTTTGCTACACTTCTGTATCAAAAAAGCCAAGATTTAATCTTAGTCCAAGAAGCATTAGGACATGCAAGTTTAGAAACTTCAAGAATCTACACTCACTTTGATATAAATAAATTAAAAGCAACAACAGAAATAATCTAAAAATTATTTCTTAAGTCCTATTGCCTCTTGCATTAACTGATCTGCAGTTGAGATAGCTTTAGAGCTCATCTGATAACCTCTTTGATAGATTATTAAGTCAGTTAGTGCTGTACCTGTATCTACATTGCTTGTCTCTAGCATATGATCCATTACTTTTCCGTATTTTAAATTTGCATAGCCATTTTCATTCCATGCCATAAGTGGTGGTCCGCTAACTACAATCGTCTGTCCATTTCTTATAGTTACATTCATCTCAAATAAATTACCACCAACCTTGCTTAATCCTTGATCATTTACAAAGGCAGCAAGTCCAAATCTACCTATAGGTTCATTTTTACCATTGGTAAAATTTACAATAATCACACCATCATCATTTATAATTATATCTTTCATAAGCCCAGCTTCAGTACCATCTTGCCACTCAGCTTTAATAGCTGAATCTGTATATGCGTGATTTGTTGTTGGTTTGCCATCTGCTTGTGTTAAATCTACATTTATAGTTCCTTCTAAAAATGGTATGTCAAAAGCAGGTGCAGTAGGTCTTCCTTCAGCATCAAAAGTGATTTCACTAGTATGAACTTCATCGCTTATCATAACCTTGCCTTCCATATCATAAATAGCAGTCTTAACTTCCCATCTCTCTGGTATTGGAGGCACAGCTTCTTTATCTCCCTGCTCTACTAATACAAATTCATTTTTTAAAATAAATTTCTCACCAGTATCGCTAAAAATCTCTGTATTTGATGTATATGAAGGCACATTTAGGCTTGTGCTACTAATAGAATTTCCATTTATAGCTCTCCAACCATTCTTATCCTCACTAGGATTCGTAGAACCAGCACCATTTATTTTTTTATATAGCACACCATTGTGTAAAACATAGCTATTTTCATCATAGCTCTTCCCCTCTTCATAAGCAGGAATCTCACCTCTTACACTCTCGCCTACTGCTTCCCAGCCTTGTGCATCTTCATTTGGTGGGAGAGGATTACCTTCTTCATCTACTCCTAATTCTGCTGCAGTTCTTTTATAGATTGTTCCATCTATTACTATTAAATCATTTTCTTTATATTCTTTGTCTTTATCATAATTAGGCACAGCACTTGAATCAACAAGACTCCACCCACCCTCATCTTCTAATGGATTACCAGTACTTACCCCATCTCCATTTTTTTGAAAAATCATTCCATTATATTTTACATATTCTCCATCTTTGTATTCTTTGCCTTCGCCAAAGCTTTCAATAGAATTTGCAAATGATGAGTTTAAGTCCTTATCTTTAGCGCTAATTCCAAGTTTGTCTGCCAACTTCCCACTAATGTCAATTTCCATATCTTGCATACTATTATTTGTAATATATAGCGAACAATCAACGGGATTTCCCTCATCGTTTAACTTTAGTCCAACATCAAGTCCGGTTTTTTCTTTTATTTTATCAATTAGCTCACCTACAGTCTTAAATCCATTCTCACCAGTATCGCCATAGATAAATTCATGTGTTGTTACCTTACCATCTTGCTCTATTGATATTTTTATATCTTTGAAGTTTTTAGCATCTATTGGCTTTCCGCTTCCATCCATAAAAATACCAAAATCAGAATCTCTAAACTTTTGCATATCAAAGTTTCCATCTTTATCTTTGAATGCTGAAGTAATAGGTTTTGGATTTTTTGTTCTATTTAAATTCACTGCCAAATCAACTTCAGTAGTAAGAGTTGGTCTATAATATAAGTCTTTTGGGATTCTTAGTGGTTCTAAGTTTGACCCAGCAAGTCCTGCATAATCTTGTGCTGGATTATTTGTGCCTGTTAATGCACCATCTTCACCTATTTTTCCTAAGTTTATACCATACATGTATAATCCACTAGAATTTACCAAATACCCTTCAGCATCAAGGCTAAAAGAACCATCTCTTGTAAAGTAATTTTGTTGGTTTTGATAGTTTTGATTCTTTACATCAAATGTACCATTTTTGTTTGTCCCAACTACAAACCAACCTTTTCCACTATATGCTACATTAAACTGACCGTCAGCACTAACATAAGAGCCATCATTTGAGTTAATTGGATTTGCACCAACTGTTGTTCCGTAGTTGTAATCATTTGATATTGGTGAATTTGCATTTATATAATCCAAGCTAGTAGCAAACAAACTCTTAAATTCTGGTGAATTTGCTCTAAAACCAGTCGTATTAACATTTGCAATATTGTTTGATGTTACATCAATACCAAATTGATGTGTTTTTATACCACTTA contains these protein-coding regions:
- a CDS encoding DUF2156 domain-containing protein, with amino-acid sequence MQWKPLDIQDRDIINEFINTKEILVSDINFTNLYLWHYSRHISYCILNDCLIIKTQYPNQTPFIFYPIHKKNNKEKIKKTILELMEICHAKGFVFSIHSLSNVDKEELESILPNTFSYIFREDRSDYIYSIEELIELKGKKFHKKKTHINRFNERYNFTYEDINSSNKDEVIEVYKNWFGKISDTASDGLKNEYIGIIESLKEMEILKFTGGILRVDGEIIAFSFAEVLNKDTIVVHIEKANIDYQGAYQAINREFLVNKWSNYKFVNREEDLGIEGLRKAKQSYNPLYLQEKFDAVLKV
- a CDS encoding tyrosine-type recombinase/integrase; amino-acid sequence: MGYFIDFKDNFKDTLLFWIEKYTYSKLNSLSNHQVNNKNEISKVMNIFRNGIKDIETLSLACKKCRNVGIIGINTYINPLIKLYDYLLAIELESMKDIDEELLKEFLTIHTSSLSDASKKNHRMALINFFSFIDKQNSDDNGNSHTFKIELKNWNGLRGKSGNKLPAYMNENEIKRFIDSINTFSFKHKYSNSRNRLILKIIIYTGIRVGEALNLKPKDIMPENDNILKIIVRGKGNKQRMVLIKKEHIYNDLKEWLELRNNESEFLFCNNKGQKITQAFVSRIVETILMSSGIRKDKNGAHMLRHSFATLLYQKSQDLILVQEALGHASLETSRIYTHFDINKLKATTEII
- a CDS encoding flagellar hook-basal body complex protein produces the protein MIGSLYSGISGIKTHQFGIDVTSNNIANVNTTGFRANSPEFKSLFATSLDYINANSPISNDYNYGTTVGANPINSNDGSYVSADGQFNVAYSGKGWFVVGTNKNGTFDVKNQNYQNQQNYFTRDGSFSLDAEGYLVNSSGLYMYGINLGKIGEDGALTGTNNPAQDYAGLAGSNLEPLRIPKDLYYRPTLTTEVDLAVNLNRTKNPKPITSAFKDKDGNFDMQKFRDSDFGIFMDGSGKPIDAKNFKDIKISIEQDGKVTTHEFIYGDTGENGFKTVGELIDKIKEKTGLDVGLKLNDEGNPVDCSLYITNNSMQDMEIDISGKLADKLGISAKDKDLNSSFANSIESFGEGKEYKDGEYVKYNGMIFQKNGDGVSTGNPLEDEGGWSLVDSSAVPNYDKDKEYKENDLIVIDGTIYKRTAAELGVDEEGNPLPPNEDAQGWEAVGESVRGEIPAYEEGKSYDENSYVLHNGVLYKKINGAGSTNPSEDKNGWRAINGNSISSTSLNVPSYTSNTEIFSDTGEKFILKNEFVLVEQGDKEAVPPIPERWEVKTAIYDMEGKVMISDEVHTSEITFDAEGRPTAPAFDIPFLEGTINVDLTQADGKPTTNHAYTDSAIKAEWQDGTEAGLMKDIIINDDGVIIVNFTNGKNEPIGRFGLAAFVNDQGLSKVGGNLFEMNVTIRNGQTIVVSGPPLMAWNENGYANLKYGKVMDHMLETSNVDTGTALTDLIIYQRGYQMSSKAISTADQLMQEAIGLKK